The following nucleotide sequence is from Chromobacterium rhizoryzae.
CCTGGCCACCTCTTTCATCGCCTTGCTGATCGGCGTGCCGGTCAGCTTCGGCATCGCCCTGTTCCTGACCGAGCTGTGCCCCACCTGGCTGAAGCGGCCGCTGGGCATCGCGGTGGAACTGCTGGCCGGCATCCCGTCCATCATCTACGGCATGTGGGGCCTGTTCGTGTTCGCGCCCATCTTCGCCGACCACGTGCAGCCGCTGCTGATCGACACCCTGGGCGAGGTGCCGCTGCTGGGCGTGCTGTTCCAGGGCGCGCCGATGGGCATAGGCATTTTCACCGCCGGCCTGATCCTGGCCATCATGATCATTCCCTTCATCGCCTCGGTGATGCGCGACGTGTTCGAAGTGGTGCCGGTGATGCTGAAGGAGTCCGCCTACGGCCTGGGCTCCACCACCTGGGAAGTGGTGCGCTACGTGGTGCTGCCCTACACCAAGACCGGCGTGGTCGGCGGCATCATGCTGGGCCTGGGCCGCGCGCTGGGCGAGACCATGGCGGTGACCTTCGTCATCGGCAACTCCACCCGTTTCGCCGCCGGCCTGTTCGAGCCG
It contains:
- the pstC gene encoding phosphate ABC transporter permease subunit PstC, which gives rise to MQKLSNPQQIKTQLLLDNLFRWVTRFFAFLVLALLVGILISLLIGALPSIHAFGFKFLVTSDWDPVNERFGALVPIFGTLATSFIALLIGVPVSFGIALFLTELCPTWLKRPLGIAVELLAGIPSIIYGMWGLFVFAPIFADHVQPLLIDTLGEVPLLGVLFQGAPMGIGIFTAGLILAIMIIPFIASVMRDVFEVVPVMLKESAYGLGSTTWEVVRYVVLPYTKTGVVGGIMLGLGRALGETMAVTFVIGNSTRFAAGLFEPGNSIASSLANEFAEANGELYLSSLIQLGLILFFITFVVLACSKLLLLRLKKQEGRPS